From bacterium:
AGGACCTGGTCATGACGCCCGGCGAGGGGAAGGTGAGGGTCTCGGGGCTGCTCCAGAACGCGAAGCTCGCGGCGGGTACGCCGGTGACGATCGAGATGTCCATCGTCGGCAAGGACGGGCAGACCGTCGGCACGCAGGAGATCACGGTGTCGGCGCCGGAGGCCGAGCAGGCGGTGTCGTTCGAGGCGGAGATCGAGGTCAGCGGCGAGCCCGCCGGCTTCAGGTACCAGGCGCGGAGCTGAACCGGAGGGCGCGGCCGCCGCTCGGCCGTCGCGCCCGCACAATGTGCGCACACGAGAGAGAACGGGGCGGGGGTGCTCGACTGCGGGAGCGCCCCCGCCCCGATCGTTCGATCGATCCCGAAGGCCTCTTCACGTGGCCGGGGACGAGGAGGACGCGGGTGGAAGAGGAACGTTTCTGCGCGACGCATCCGGAGCGGCCGGCGGTCTCCACGTGCGCGATCTGCGGGGACGCCGTCTGCGAGCAGTGCGAGGAGCAGGCGGGGGGCAATCCGTTGTGCGGCCGGCACGCTTCCGTGCCGCTCATTGAGGGGTGGGCGCAGGTCTACGCCACCTCGGACGACGTCGTGGCGCAGCTCATCCGGGACAACCTCCGGGCGGCAGGGGTGGATGCCCAGGTCTTCTCCCAGAAGGATCACTTCGCTTTCGCCGTGGACCTGGGAGACCTGAGCCCCGTGCGCGTTCTCGTCCCCGCTGAGGAGTACGAGGCCGCGCAGCGGATCGTTCGCGAGCACATGGACCTCCATGGCGAGGTCCGGTTCGCCTGCCCGAATTGCGGCGAGCCGGCGGAACCCGGCGCCACGCGGTGCGCGGCGTGCGGTGCGCCCCTCTCCTGAGCCGGGGAGGTGCGCCCCACGTCGCTTGAAGCGGGCTGATCCGGCCCTTATCTTTCAGTGTTGCCGTGAGATGGATCGGGGGCGGCCGATGGTCGCCCCCGAATCGTGAGACGGGGCGAATGGTCAGGATCGCGGAGATCGTGCCCGGCTCGATCGCCGAGGCGCTCGAGCTGGAGATCGGCAGTCGGATCGTCCGCATCAACGGCGAGCGGGTCCGCGACAGCATCGACTTCCGCTTCCTCGAGGGGGAGCCGCTGCTGGAGCTGGAGGTGTATTCGCCGACGGACGGTTCCACGACGATCTACGAGATCGAGAAAGAGGCGGGCGAACCGCTCGGCGTGCGCCCGGCGCCGGATCCCGTCCGCGAATGCGCGAACAAGTGTGTCTTCTGCTTCGTGGACGGCAATCCGGAGGGTGTGCGGCCCACGCTCTACCTCCGCGACGACGATTTCCGTCTCTCGTTCACCTACGGCAGCTACGTGACGCTCACCAACCTCGGGCCGCGAGGTTTCCAGCGGCTGATCGACCAGCGGCTCTCGCCGCTGTACGTGAGCGTCCACGCGACGGAGCCCGAGGTCCGGATGCGGCTGCTGGGTGTGCCCCGGGGCGGCGAGATCGTGGAGCAGCTCCGTACGCTGACGCAGGCGGGCATCGAGGTCCACACGCAGGTGGTGCTGTGTCCGGGCTGGAACGATGGTGCCCACCTGGACCGGACCATCGAGGACCTCTGGGCGCTGGGGCCCGGCGTGCTCTCGCTGTCCGTGGTGCCCGTGGGGCTGACGCGCTACAACCTCGGCCGTCCCGTCCGGCTCTTGACGCCGGAGGAGGCGCGCCAGGCGCTCGCGCAGGTGGATCGGGCACGTGAGCGTGCGCTCGCCGAGCGTGGGGTGGGCTGGGCGTACGCCGCCGACGAAATGTTCCTCCTCGCCGGTGTGGAGATCCCGGACGCCGCATACTACGATGACTGGCCGCTCACGGAGAACGGCGTCGGCGCGGTGCGGCGTCTGCTCGATGCGTTCGAGGCGGGTCTGGGGGATGCGCCGCGTCTGGACGGGCGTCGCATTGCCATCGTCACGGGGACGCGGATGGCGGCGCTCCTGGAACCGCTGCGCGAGCGGCTGAGCGGCGCGACGGGCGCCCAGTACGACGTCATCGGCGTCGAGAACCGCTTCTTCGGCCCGACCGTCACGACGGCGGGGCTGCTCGCCGGGCGGGACATTGCCGTCGAGCTGAGCGCACGCCCGGCCTACGATGGCGTGTTGCTGCCCGCCGAGGCGCTGAACGACGACGGGCGTTTCATTGACGATCTCCCGTTCTCCGAGTTCGCCCATCGGCTCGCGCCGACGCCCGTGGTCGCAGGCTACGAGCTGATCAGCACCCTTTCAGCCCTGTGAAGCATCCGCTACCGGCTGTCGCCGTCGTCGGCCGGCCGAACGTCGGCAAGTCCACGTTCTTCAACCGTGTGCTGGGTGAGCGGCGGGCGATCGTCGAAGACGTCCCCGGCGTCACCCGTGATCGCAATTTCGCACGCGCGGAATGGGCCGGTCGTCACTTCTACATCATCGACACGGGAGGGCTGGAGACCGAGAGTGAGGAGCCGCTGGCCGCGGCGATCCGGCGGCAGGTGATGGCCGCCATCGAGGAGTCGGACGTCATCGTCTTCATGGTGGACGGCCGCGAAGGGCCTCAGCCGATGGACCACCGGATCGCGGAGGTCTTGCGCAGGTCGGGCCGCCCGGTCGTCCTGGCGGTGAACAAGCTGGACCGGCTGCCCTCCGAGCTCGGCCACCACGATTTCTGGGAGTTGGGGCTGGGCGAGCCGCTGCCGGTGAGCTCGATCTCCGGCAGGGGCTCGGGCGAGGTCCTGGACGCCATCATCGCACGGCTGCCGGAGGCGCCGGCGGCGGTCGAGGATGACGCGCTCTACGTCGCGGTGGTGGGTCGGCCCAACGTCGGCAAGTCCAGCTTCATCAACCGGCTGCTGGGCGAGGACCGGCTGGTCGTCAGCGAGATCGCGGGGACGACCCGTGACGCTGTGGACACGCCGATGCGCTACCACGGCCGGACGCTCGTCTTCGTGGACACGGCGGGGCTGCGTCGGCGGGCGCGGATCGAGCCGGGGCTCGAGTACTACAGCGCGCTGCGGACGGAGCGGGCGATCGAGCGAGCGGATGTGTCTCTCCTGCTCCTGGACGCGACCGAGCCCGTCCACGTGCAGGACCTGAAGATCGCCGAGCGCGTCTGGGAGGCCGGCTGCGGCTTGATCATCGTCGCCAACAAGTGGGATCTGGTGCCGAAGACCGACAAGACGGCGGCGGCCTACGAGAGCCATCTCCGGGAACGGGCGCCGTGGCTGCGGTGGGCGCCGGTCATCTTCACCTCGGCCCTCACGGGCCAGCGTGTGCACAAGACGTTGGATCTCGTGCTGGAGGTGGCGGCGGAGCGGAGCCGCCGGATCCCGACGCACGAGGTCAACGAAGTGGTGCAGGAGTTGGTGGAGCGTCAGCCGCCGCCGCATTACCGTGGGCAGCCGATCAAGATCTACTACGCGACGCAGGCCGAGACGGCGCCGCCCACGTTCGTGATCTTCACCAACTACCCGAAGGCCGTGCCGGACCACTACGCGCGGTATCTGCAGAACGGGTTCCGGGAGCGCTGGGGCTTCGTGGGCGCGCCCTTGCGCTTGCGGTTCCGCGGACGAAAGGAGCGCCGGTGACGGCGGCGCTGTTGATCGCCTCGTACCTGCTCGGCTCGATCCCCACGAGCTACATCCTGGGCCGTGTGGTGCGCGGCATCGATCTGCGCCAGCACGGCAGCGGGAACCTCGGTGCAACGAACGCGTTCCGCGTGCTCGGCTGGCGTATCGCGGTCCCGGTCCTGGCGGTGGATGTGGCGAAGGGGTGGGCGCCGACGTACTTCTTCCCCCTGTGGGACGGCAGGGCCGCGCCGGAGTGGGCGCTCGCGTACGGCGCCGTCGCCGTGCTGGGGCACGTCTACTCCGTGTGGGTCGGGTTCCGCGGCGGGAAGGGGGTGGCGACCGGGGCCGGCGTCTTCCTCGCACTGGCGCCGGCGGCGCTGCTCGCGGCCTTCGCGGTCTGGGTCCTGCTGGTGCTGGCCACGCGCATCGTGTCCGTTGCATCCATCGCGGCGGCACTGGTCGTGCCGGTCGCCGTGTTCGTGACGCAGGGCAGCGGACCCGTGCTCTGGTTGGCGGTCGCGCTCGCCGTCTTCATCGTGTACGCACACCGTGCCAACGTGCGGCGTCTGTTGCGAGGGGAGGAGCGCCGGCTGGAATGGCCCGCAGGAGGAGGGCGATGAGTCGCCGGGTCGCGGTCATCGGAGCAGGGAGCTGGGGGACCACCCTCGCCAACCTGCTCGCGAAGAAGGGGCACCGCGTTCGCCTCTGGGCCTACGAGGAAGATGTGGCCGGGGCGATCACCGCGACGCGCGAGAACCCGCGCTATCTGCCGGGCATCCCCCTGCACCCGGGGCTCGCAGCGACCCACCGCCTGGAGGAGGCGGTGGCGGAGGCGGAGGTCGTCGTCTCGGTCACGCCGTCGCAGCATGTGCGGCGAGTCATGGCGGAGGCCGCTCCTGCGATCCGTCCCGATGCGCTCGTGGTGAGCGCCTCGAAGGGGATCGAGGTCTCGACGCTCCAGACCATGGCCGAGGTGCTGGAGGCCGTGCTCCCCGCGCCGCTGGCCGAGCGCGCGTGCTTCCTCTCGGGGCCGAGCTTCGCGCTGGAGGTCGCCCGCGAGCAGCCCACCGCGGTGACCGTCGCGAGCCGGGACGAAGCGGCGGCCCGGGAAGCGCAGTCGCTGTTCCAGACCGAGTACTTCCGCGTCTACACGAACCGGGACGTGCGGGGCGTGGAGCTGGCCGGGGCGCTGAAGAACGTGATCGCGCTCGCGGCGGGCATGGCCGCGGGCCTCGGCCTCGGCCACAACGCTCTGGCCGCCCTGATCACCCGCGGCCTTGCCGAGATGACCCGCCTCGGCCGCGCGTTGGGCGCGGAGGACTCGACCTTCGCCGGACTGGCCGGCATGGGTGACCTGATCCTGACCTGCACCGGCGAGCTGAGCCGCAACCGCACCGTCGGGCTCGAGCTGGCCAAGGGGCGACGGCTCGAGGACATCCTGGCGTCCATGACCATGGTGGCGGAAGGCGTGGCGACGACCCGCGCCGCGCAGGCGCTCGCCGAACGGGCCGGGGTCGAGATGCCCATCGTCCGCGAAGTCCATGCGGTCCTCTTCGAGGGACGGAACCCGCGGGTGGCGGTCGAGAACCTCATGTTGCGCGAACCCAAGCCGGAGAACTGGCGATGACGGGCACGCCCGTCGAACCGGATGCCCCGGACCGGGATCCCCTGGCGGAGGACAAGCTGCTGGGACCGCGGAGGCCGATCGCGCCCAAGGAGTACTACTCGATCGGCGAGGTCTGCGATCTGGTGGACCTGAAGCCGCACGTCCTCCGCTACTGGGAGACCCAGTTCCCGGCGCTGAACCCGCTGAAGAACCGGTCCGGGAATCGGGTGTACCGGCGCAAGGAGATCAAG
This genomic window contains:
- a CDS encoding ribosome biogenesis GTPase Der; the protein is MKHPLPAVAVVGRPNVGKSTFFNRVLGERRAIVEDVPGVTRDRNFARAEWAGRHFYIIDTGGLETESEEPLAAAIRRQVMAAIEESDVIVFMVDGREGPQPMDHRIAEVLRRSGRPVVLAVNKLDRLPSELGHHDFWELGLGEPLPVSSISGRGSGEVLDAIIARLPEAPAAVEDDALYVAVVGRPNVGKSSFINRLLGEDRLVVSEIAGTTRDAVDTPMRYHGRTLVFVDTAGLRRRARIEPGLEYYSALRTERAIERADVSLLLLDATEPVHVQDLKIAERVWEAGCGLIIVANKWDLVPKTDKTAAAYESHLRERAPWLRWAPVIFTSALTGQRVHKTLDLVLEVAAERSRRIPTHEVNEVVQELVERQPPPHYRGQPIKIYYATQAETAPPTFVIFTNYPKAVPDHYARYLQNGFRERWGFVGAPLRLRFRGRKERR
- the plsY gene encoding acyl-phosphate glycerol 3-phosphate acyltransferase, translating into MGLRGRALALAVPRTKGAPVTAALLIASYLLGSIPTSYILGRVVRGIDLRQHGSGNLGATNAFRVLGWRIAVPVLAVDVAKGWAPTYFFPLWDGRAAPEWALAYGAVAVLGHVYSVWVGFRGGKGVATGAGVFLALAPAALLAAFAVWVLLVLATRIVSVASIAAALVVPVAVFVTQGSGPVLWLAVALAVFIVYAHRANVRRLLRGEERRLEWPAGGGR
- a CDS encoding glycerol-3-phosphate dehydrogenase, coding for MSRRVAVIGAGSWGTTLANLLAKKGHRVRLWAYEEDVAGAITATRENPRYLPGIPLHPGLAATHRLEEAVAEAEVVVSVTPSQHVRRVMAEAAPAIRPDALVVSASKGIEVSTLQTMAEVLEAVLPAPLAERACFLSGPSFALEVAREQPTAVTVASRDEAAAREAQSLFQTEYFRVYTNRDVRGVELAGALKNVIALAAGMAAGLGLGHNALAALITRGLAEMTRLGRALGAEDSTFAGLAGMGDLILTCTGELSRNRTVGLELAKGRRLEDILASMTMVAEGVATTRAAQALAERAGVEMPIVREVHAVLFEGRNPRVAVENLMLREPKPENWR
- a CDS encoding MerR family transcriptional regulator, producing the protein MTGTPVEPDAPDRDPLAEDKLLGPRRPIAPKEYYSIGEVCDLVDLKPHVLRYWETQFPALNPLKNRSGNRVYRRKEIKLILLLKHLLYKERYTIEGARQKLEQLRRGGELQGAAARALDSEMLDLLRAELRRILDVLQLPPRG